In the Blattabacterium sp. (Blattella germanica) str. Bge genome, CGGATCAAATTATAGAAAGAGCTATTCATGCTGTAAAATATGCAAAGAAGTTTGTAGAAGATGTTGAATTTTATGCAGAGGATGCAGGCCGTACAGAAAATGAATTTTTAGCAAAAGTTTGTGAAAATGTGATAAAGTATGGAGCTACTGTTATTAACATTCCTGATACAACAGGATATTGTCTCCCAGAAGAATATGGAGATAAAATTAACTTTTTAAAAGAAAATGTTAAAGGAATTCATAAAATAACGTTGTCTACTCATTGTCATAATGATTTGGGATTGGCTACAGCAAATTCTTTGTCTGGGATAATAAATGGAGCACAACAAGTGGAATGTACAATTAATGGGATTGGAGAAAGAGCTGGTAATACTTCTTTGGAAGAAATAGTTATGATTATTAAACAAAATTCTCATTTGAATTTGTTTACTAATATAAATACAAAACTTATTTCTTCTATAAGCCATTTAGTGTCTGAATGCACAGGAATGAGTGTACAAGCTAATAAAGCTATTGTAGGAGTCAATGCATTTTCTCATTCATCAGGAATTCATCAAGATGGAGTGATAAAAAGAAGAGAAACTTATGAAAGTATTAATCCAGAAGATGTTGGAATAGATCAGTCTTCAATTATTCTAACAGCTAGAAGTGGAAGAGCTGCTTTAGCTTATCGTTATAAAAAATTGGGTTATTTTTTAAGCAAAAAATCTTTAGATTTGATTTATTCTATTTTTTTAAAATATGCTGATGAAAAAAAAGAAATTACTGATAGGGAATTAAAAACGATATTGGAAAAAGCGAATTCGAACATGAATAACAAGATATTGCATACCAATGCTAGTACTAGTAACAGAAGAATAAATGTAGTGTAAAAATGTCAAAATCATTATTTGATAAAGTTTGGGAATCTCATATAGTTAAAAAACTAGAAGATGGAATATATGTTATTTATATTGATAGACATTATATACATGAAGTAACGAGTCCACAAGCTTTTTTAGAATTAGAAAAAAGAAATTTGTCTATTTTTAGACCTAAACAAATTGTAGCTACAGCGGATCATAACGTACCTACAATAAATCAACATTTACCTGTTTTAGATCCTTTATCTAGAAAACAAATAAATTTGTTAACAGATAATTGCCTTAAATTTGGAATTAAGTTATACCAATTGGGTGATGAAAACAATGGAATTGTTCATGTGATTGGACCTGAATTAGGTCATACTTTACCTGGTATGACAATCGTTTGTGGAGATAGCCACACTTCTACTCATGGAGCTTTTGGCTGTATAGCTTTTGGAATTGGTACAAGTCAAGTTTCAATGGTTATGGCTAGTCAATGTTTACTGTTATCCAAACCCAAACAAATGAAAATTCAACTAAATGGAAATTTAAAGAGAGGAGTTACACCAAAAGATGTCATTTTATATATTATTTCAAAATTGGGAGTAGATGCAGGAATAGGACATTTTATAGAATATACAGGAGATATCATTCAAAAAATGAGTATGGAAGGTAGAATGACTATTTGTAATATGAGTATTGAGATGGGAGCAAAGGGTGGATTAATAGCTCCAGATCAAATTACTTTTGATTACATTAAAAAATGTAAAGGGTTTAAAGAATCGAAAGAACAAATAGAATATTGGAAATCTTTAATGACAGATGAAAATACAACATTTGATAAGGAATATATTTTCAATGCTGAAGAAATTGAGCCAATGATAACTTATGGAACAAATCCTGGGATGGCAATAAAAATTTCTGAATCGATTCCAAAATCGAATATAGATTGGAAATCTTTAAATTATATGGGATTTTACCCAGGAGAATCTTTAATAGGAAAAAAAATTCATTATATTTTTATAGGAAGTTGCACGAATTCTAGAATAGAAGATTTGAGATTAGTAGCTTCTATAGTAAAAGGAAAAAAGAAAGCGAGTCATGTTCGTGTTATGATAGTTCCTGGATCAAATCAGGTAGTCAAACAAGCTAAAGAAGAAGGGTTAGATAAAATTTTCCAAAATTGTGGATTTGAATTTCGTCAACCTGGATGTTCTGCTTGTTTGGGAATGAATGAAGATAAAATTCCTTCAGGAAAATATTGTGTTTCTACATCTAACAGAAATTTTGAGGGGAGACAAGGCCCAGGATCGAGAACGTTATTAGCAAGTCCTTTAACAGCTGCTATTATAGCTATTGAAGGAAGAATTGTAGATATTAATCAATACATTCATTCATGAAAAAATTTACGATGTTAATTAGCCAAGCTATTCCATTGCCTATAGAGGATATAGACACGGATCAGATTATTCCAGCTCGTTTTTTAAAAGAAATTAAACGTGAGGAATGTGGAAAAAATCTTTTTATAGATTGGCGTTATAAAAAAGATGGATCTTTAAATAAAGATTTTGTATTCAATAATTCTAATTTCTTTGGAAAAATTCTTTTATCAGGAAGAAATTTTGGTTGTGGTTCTAGTCGTGAACATGCGGCCTGGTCTCTTTACGATTATGGATTTAGAGTTATAATATCTAGTTTTTTTGCTGATATTTTTAGAGAAAATGCACTGAACAATGGATTATTAACTGTAGAAGTATCTAAATGTTTTTTAAATAAATTATTTGATATCATTAATAAAAATCCCAGAACTCAAATAAAAGTTGATTTAATCAATCAAAAGGTTACAATAATGGAAACAGGAGAATTTTATCAATTTTACATACATCCATATAAAAA is a window encoding:
- the leuD gene encoding 3-isopropylmalate dehydratase small subunit; this translates as MKKFTMLISQAIPLPIEDIDTDQIIPARFLKEIKREECGKNLFIDWRYKKDGSLNKDFVFNNSNFFGKILLSGRNFGCGSSREHAAWSLYDYGFRVIISSFFADIFRENALNNGLLTVEVSKCFLNKLFDIINKNPRTQIKVDLINQKVTIMETGEFYQFYIHPYKKNCFLNGYDDIDFLVSIKKDVEYFEKNRKSVPF
- the leuC gene encoding 3-isopropylmalate dehydratase large subunit — its product is MSKSLFDKVWESHIVKKLEDGIYVIYIDRHYIHEVTSPQAFLELEKRNLSIFRPKQIVATADHNVPTINQHLPVLDPLSRKQINLLTDNCLKFGIKLYQLGDENNGIVHVIGPELGHTLPGMTIVCGDSHTSTHGAFGCIAFGIGTSQVSMVMASQCLLLSKPKQMKIQLNGNLKRGVTPKDVILYIISKLGVDAGIGHFIEYTGDIIQKMSMEGRMTICNMSIEMGAKGGLIAPDQITFDYIKKCKGFKESKEQIEYWKSLMTDENTTFDKEYIFNAEEIEPMITYGTNPGMAIKISESIPKSNIDWKSLNYMGFYPGESLIGKKIHYIFIGSCTNSRIEDLRLVASIVKGKKKASHVRVMIVPGSNQVVKQAKEEGLDKIFQNCGFEFRQPGCSACLGMNEDKIPSGKYCVSTSNRNFEGRQGPGSRTLLASPLTAAIIAIEGRIVDINQYIHS
- a CDS encoding 2-isopropylmalate synthase, encoding MEKKRIQIFDTTLRDGEQVPGCKLNTKEKIKIAKRLEALGVDVIEAGFPTSSPGDYQSVQEICKSVSKTVVCALSRAVEKDIEIAGKALQHAKRPRIHTGIGTSNCHIRYKFNSTPDQIIERAIHAVKYAKKFVEDVEFYAEDAGRTENEFLAKVCENVIKYGATVINIPDTTGYCLPEEYGDKINFLKENVKGIHKITLSTHCHNDLGLATANSLSGIINGAQQVECTINGIGERAGNTSLEEIVMIIKQNSHLNLFTNINTKLISSISHLVSECTGMSVQANKAIVGVNAFSHSSGIHQDGVIKRRETYESINPEDVGIDQSSIILTARSGRAALAYRYKKLGYFLSKKSLDLIYSIFLKYADEKKEITDRELKTILEKANSNMNNKILHTNASTSNRRINVV